GAGCCGGTCGAGGTCCGCCGAGCCGAACAGGTCGCTGATCACTCCGGCGCCCACACTGGACGCTCCGCCGGGAAGCCAGTTGCCGTCCGGGGCGCGGTGCGAGTAGACCACGCCGAGCGGGTCGTGTAGCCGGGTGTCCGTGACCCCCTTGAGCACCAGCGTGGTGCCGAGCACGCTGTTCCACGACCCCACCGAGAAGGTGCCGGACCCCAGCACCGAGGCGCATCCGTCCGTCATCCCGGCAACGATCGGTGTTCCCTCCGGGATACCGGTGACTCGCGCCGAGTCGGCGCACACCTCGCCGATCGGGGTGCCGGGCCGCACCACCTCGGGAAGCACGTGGGCCGGGATGTCGAGGGCGTCGACGACGTCGGTGGGCCAGCGTTCGCCGTCCAGGTCGTAGCCGGTCTTGAGGGCGTGGCTCGAATCGACCGCGGTGAGGCGCCCGGCGAGGAGGCCCGTGAGGTAGTCGGCCTGGTGCAGCAGGCGGGTCCGGTTCGTGGGCGGGTGATCTCGCAGCAGCCACAGCAGCTTCGGCAGCGCCCACGAGGCCTGTGGGCGGTACCCCAGCGACTCCCACAGCGCGGAACCCGCCTCGTGGACGCGGTCCACCTCGTCGGCCGCCCGCGCGTCGTCGTACATCAACGCGGGGGTGAGGGGACGCAGGTCGGTGTCGGCGAGCAGGATCGTGCCCGACGTCGCGCACAGCGACAGTCCCCGAACCGACCGGGTGCCCACCGTCGCCATCGCCTCCGAGCAGGCGCCGACGAGTGCCGACCACCACTGCCGCGGGTCCTGTTCGTGCCGTCGCCCTTCCCGGACGCTGTCCAGCGGTCGCGCGGCGCTCGCCACCACGGTCCCGGTCCGGTCAGTGGCCACGCATCGCACGCTCTGGGTGCCGATGTCGAGGCCGAGCCACACGGGGGAGTAGCTCCCGGTCGGGGTTCGCGTGCTGGTTGCCATGTCAGATCTTTCCGTTCCGTCTGTCGAGGACTCCTGTCGAAGCTCGGTCGACAGTCATCGCGTTCCGAGGTGCCACCCTCGGGTGGAGATCTCGCGGAGGGCCGAAAACCTCTCGTACCGCTCGGCGTAGTGGTCGACGAGAGCGGGCTGCGGGTCGTAGGTGCGGTCGAGGTGGACGTATCGCCGCGCCGCGCCGGTCACGTCGGGCTGCGCGTCGGTGGCGACGAGTCCGACCAGGAACGCGCCCTTGGCCCCGACCTCGCCGTCGGCGGGGCGTACGACCCGCACGCCCGTGACGTCGGCGATGAGGCGACACCACAGCTCGCTGTTCGCGCCGCCCCCGCAGACCCGAAGCTCGGTGGTCTCCGCCGTCGTGGCCGCGAGGCAGTCCTTGACGACCATCGTGAGGCCCTCGAACACGGCCCGAGCCACTGCCTCGCGTCCGTGTTCCAGGCTCAGGCCCCAGAACGTGCCGCGCGCGGCGGTGTCCAGGAAGGGGGCGCGTTCACCGGCGGGGGAGAGGTAGGGCAGGAACACCAGGTCGTCGCCGGGGGTGGATCGCTCGGCGAGGTCGCTCAGCTGGCGTGGGTGGGCCAGGCCGAGCAGGTCGCTCGCCCAGCCCAGCACCTCGGTCCCGGCCAGGGTCGGGAAGGCGCGGACGACGTCGACACCGGCGCCCGGCACGAGGGTGAGCCCGGACGGCGTGCCGGAGGTGTCGAGGGTGCGCGTGAACACCTCCGTGCACAGTGTCGTGCCCAGGATCGTGCACGCCAGCCCCGCTTCGGTGGAGCCCGCGCCCAGCGCCGTCGACACCACGTCGTAGGGCGCGAGGACCACGGGGGTGCCTTCGGGCAGTCCGAGGTCGTCCGCCGCCCGCGCGGTCAGGCCCGCCGTGGTGTCGGCGCCGTCGAGGACCCTCGGCAGCAGCCTGCGGGCCCACTCGATGTCGAACAGGGACAGCAGCTCGGAGGAGTACGAGCGGGTTCGCGGATCGAGCAGGGGCACGGAGGCGTCGGAGCTGTCCACGCCCACCACGCCGGTGAGCCGGGAGAACAGCCAGCCGCCGCAGGTCAGCGCGGTTGCCGAGGCGCGGACGCGCTCCGGGTCGTGTTCCCGCAGCCACGACAGGATCGCGTGGGGGAGTCCGGCGAAGCCGAGCGAGCCGTTGACGCGGAACGCCTCCTGCGCCACCCCGTCGCGCAGCCACCGGTCGACGAAGGGTGCCGCCCGCCCGTCCGACCACAGGATCGCCGGTCCGGTGGGCTCGCCGTGGTCGTCGACCAGCCAACAGCCGTCGCCCTGGGCCGTCACCGCGAGGAACCGGACACCGTCGGGCGCGGCGGGGAGGACCTCCCGTACGGCGTCGGCCACGGCCTCCCAGACGGAGGGCATGTCCTGTTCCGCCCAACCGGGACGGGGCCTGCGTACCTCCGTCGCGCGGCGCGCCACCGTGACCTCGCGTCCTTCGTCGTCGAAGACCACCGCCTTGATCAGCGAGGTTCCGGCGTCGATCGCGATCGCCGACATCCCGCCCTCCTTCGTCGAACACTCCGCCCCGCCGTTCAGCACACCCCGGCCGGGCGCGGGGAGCAATGGCCGAGCCGCTTTCGCACGGGGGCCGGCACCGCCGTCGTGTGAAGACGTGTCACCGGAAAGCGCCGTCTGCGCTGGTAGAGTGGCTCGCTCGGATGTGGCGGTGCGCAGAAGTTCACATTTCTTCACAGGAGAGCACGGCATGGACGGCACCCTCCGGTCGCGGCGGCGGGCGTTGATCAGGGATCGGGTCCGCGCGGACGGATTCGTGCGCACGTCCGCGCTGGCGGAGGAGTTCGGCGTCAGCGTGATGACGATCCACCGCGATCTCGACGCGCTGCAGACCCAGGGCTGGCTCGCTCGGGTGCGTGGCGGGGCGACCGCGATGCCGTCGCAGACCTTCCACGGCGACATCGCGCAGCGGATGACCGCGATGCGACGTGAGAAGCGCGCGCTGGCCGCCGCGGCCCTGGAGCACGTGCGACCGGGCGACACCGTGATGCTCGACGAGAGCACCACGTGCCTGCATCTGGCGGAACGTCTCGCCGAGCGTGCCCCGCTGACCGTGATCACGTACTTCCAGCCGGTGGTGACGATGCTCGCCGGCGTTCCGGGCATCACGCTCATCGCGCTGGGCGGGGAGTACTTCCCGGCCTACGACGCGTTCCTCGGGCTCTACACGGCGGAGGGCGTGGCCAAGGTCAGGGCCGACACGCTGTTCATGTCCACCACCGCCGTCGCCGGTAACCGCTGCTACCACCACTCCCAGGCCACGGTGCAAGTCAAGCGCGCGATGCTGGCCTCGGCGTCGCGGTCGGTGCTCATGGTCGACCACACGAAGTTCACGCGCGACGGCCTGTACGCGCTCGCGCCGCTGGCGGACTTCGACCTCGTGCTCGCCGACGACGGGCTCCCGGTGGCCGAGCAACGACGAGTACGCGACAGCGGCGCCACGCTCACGGTAGTCGGCGTGGGATAGGCGCGGAATTCACCCGATCGCACGACGGCCGCTTCCGTTCGGGGCCCGGGGGTACCGTCGGGGAAGAAAGCGGTCTGCGTCACCGTTCACTGCGCGTTGTGGACTGACCCCGTCGTGGTCGGTACGGTCTGTAACTCGACAACCGAAACCCACAATCGGATATCGCGGCCGTTCGAGCCGGAGCGGGAGAGTCCCCGCGCCGTCGCGGGGCACCGAAGGAGTAAACGCCCCATAATCTCTCAGGTCCACCTACCGCTTTCGGCGAGGCCACTCTGGAAAGCAGGCACTTCGCGTGCCTCACCCAAGGTGTAAGCCGGGCGTTCGCGCGCGGTGAAACTCTCAGGTGCCCATGACAGAGGGGGAGTTCCCAGCACGGGGCGGGTAACCCTGTGGTACTGCGAGGAGGAGCTCCCATGTCCCACTCATCCACGCCGTTCGCCTCCCGGCACGTCGGCCCGGGGACGTCCGAACGGGCCAAGATGGTGGCCGAGTGTGGTTTCGACAGTCTCGACGCGCTGGTCGCGGCCGCCGTGCCGAGCGCGATCCGTACCGACGGGGAACTGCGGTTGCCCGCGCCCGTCTCGGAGGAGCAGGCCCTCGCGGAGCTGCGGGAGCTGGCTCGGCGCAACCGGCCGATGACCCAGATGATCGGCCTGGGCTACTACGACACCGTCACCCCGGCGGTCATCCGCCGCAACGTGTTGGAGAACCCCGCCTGGTACACCGCCTACACGCCGTACCAGCCCGAGATCTCGCAGGGTCGGCTGGAGGCGCTGCTCAACTTCCAGACCGCCGTCTCCGACCTCACGGGCCTGGCCATCGCGAACGCGTCGCTGCTCGACGAGAGCACGGCCGTGGCCGAGGCCATGATGCTGATGAAGCGGGCGTCGAAGTCGAAGTCGAACACGGTGGTCGTCGACGCCGAGTGCCTGCCCCAGACCGTCGCGGTGGTGCGGACCCGCGCGCAGGCGGTGGGCATCGAGGTCGATGTGCGTGACCTGTCCCATGGGCTGCCCGACGAGTTCTTCGGGGTCGTCGTGCAGTATCCGGGAGCCTCGGGCGTGCTGCGCGACCCCGACTTCTACCGTGAGATCGGCGAGGCGGCGAAGCGGGTCAAGGCGCTCTATTGCGTGGCCGCCGACCTGCTCGCCCTCACCCTGCTGACCGCTCCGGGTGAGTTCGGGGCCGACGTCGCCGCCGGTACCACGCAGCGGTTCGGTGTCCCGCTCGGCTACGGCGGTCCGC
The window above is part of the Saccharomonospora glauca K62 genome. Proteins encoded here:
- a CDS encoding DeoR/GlpR family DNA-binding transcription regulator gives rise to the protein MDGTLRSRRRALIRDRVRADGFVRTSALAEEFGVSVMTIHRDLDALQTQGWLARVRGGATAMPSQTFHGDIAQRMTAMRREKRALAAAALEHVRPGDTVMLDESTTCLHLAERLAERAPLTVITYFQPVVTMLAGVPGITLIALGGEYFPAYDAFLGLYTAEGVAKVRADTLFMSTTAVAGNRCYHHSQATVQVKRAMLASASRSVLMVDHTKFTRDGLYALAPLADFDLVLADDGLPVAEQRRVRDSGATLTVVGVG
- a CDS encoding FGGY-family carbohydrate kinase, which gives rise to MATSTRTPTGSYSPVWLGLDIGTQSVRCVATDRTGTVVASAARPLDSVREGRRHEQDPRQWWSALVGACSEAMATVGTRSVRGLSLCATSGTILLADTDLRPLTPALMYDDARAADEVDRVHEAGSALWESLGYRPQASWALPKLLWLLRDHPPTNRTRLLHQADYLTGLLAGRLTAVDSSHALKTGYDLDGERWPTDVVDALDIPAHVLPEVVRPGTPIGEVCADSARVTGIPEGTPIVAGMTDGCASVLGSGTFSVGSWNSVLGTTLVLKGVTDTRLHDPLGVVYSHRAPDGNWLPGGASSVGAGVISDLFGSADLDRLTALASDRPTTTLVTYPLVSRGERFPFVAPEARRFTLGTPADEVDAYAAVLRGVAFIERLCFDYLDLLGAPVDGTLTTTGGGARNDYWTEVRATTLGRPLTVPSNADPAVGMTLLARSAESSLAEAAREVVRDAVTIDPVAADTDVLTEGYLALIDALHERGWLPTELTDHAHHRSTR
- a CDS encoding FGGY-family carbohydrate kinase; protein product: MSAIAIDAGTSLIKAVVFDDEGREVTVARRATEVRRPRPGWAEQDMPSVWEAVADAVREVLPAAPDGVRFLAVTAQGDGCWLVDDHGEPTGPAILWSDGRAAPFVDRWLRDGVAQEAFRVNGSLGFAGLPHAILSWLREHDPERVRASATALTCGGWLFSRLTGVVGVDSSDASVPLLDPRTRSYSSELLSLFDIEWARRLLPRVLDGADTTAGLTARAADDLGLPEGTPVVLAPYDVVSTALGAGSTEAGLACTILGTTLCTEVFTRTLDTSGTPSGLTLVPGAGVDVVRAFPTLAGTEVLGWASDLLGLAHPRQLSDLAERSTPGDDLVFLPYLSPAGERAPFLDTAARGTFWGLSLEHGREAVARAVFEGLTMVVKDCLAATTAETTELRVCGGGANSELWCRLIADVTGVRVVRPADGEVGAKGAFLVGLVATDAQPDVTGAARRYVHLDRTYDPQPALVDHYAERYERFSALREISTRGWHLGTR